Proteins from a genomic interval of Cygnus olor isolate bCygOlo1 chromosome 9, bCygOlo1.pri.v2, whole genome shotgun sequence:
- the GPR160 gene encoding probable G-protein coupled receptor 160: protein MAALFCENCSGQYHYPQVHQPFEISCMLLLIMLGKVSLDFFMLQVKQKNVKVSFMGYFCVSLALLDFILLINIAVIFYFEDFALWGVRFTKYHICLFTQIISLTYGILHYPVCLVAGLDYYMTIAQTSQSPRRGQRLFYAFVVIFIWISVFFCILKVPAIYEELEIRNHFSPYQCPLYVSVQSYAVSFAMLLLIGMAFMVSRKEVITMILSVRVVSFASQPVLMFSYASNNNGTCFKWQLLTRLLVCFLGTWAPFVLLQFIVLFLGARIPAYMEMNVPWLYFINSFLIAVAYWCRCHDVELTEEMWSTDPFVSWKFCFMPFNNENTEPAEKPGTVIVIC, encoded by the coding sequence ATGGCTGCTCTATTCTGTGAAAATTGTTCTGGTCAGTACCACTACCCGCAGGTCCACCAGCCTTTTGAAATCAGCTGCATGTTGCTTCTGATTATGCTTGGAAAAGTGTCCCTTGATTTCTTCATGTTGCAAGTTaagcaaaaaaatgtgaaagttaGTTTTATGGGatacttctgtgtttctttggCACTTCTTGATTTCATCCTGCTGATCAATATAGCTgtcattttctattttgaagaCTTTGCGCTCTGGGGTGTAAGATTTACAAAGTACCACATCTGCCTCTTCACTCAGATAATTTCTCTTACTTACGGTATTTTGCATTACCCAGTATGTCTCGTGGCTGGTCTGGATTATTACATGACTATAGCCCAAACCTCTCAATCTCCTAGACGAGGCCAAAGACTATTTTATGCatttgttgtgatttttatatggatttcagtttttttttgtattctgaaaGTTCCTGCTATCTACGAAGAACTAGAAATTCGGAACCATTTTTCTCCTTATCAGTGTCCTCTCTATGTCAGCGTGCAGAGCTACGCCGTCTCGTTTGCCATGCTGCTTCTCATAGGCATGGCTTTCATGGTTTCTCGGAAGGAAGTTATAACCATGATACTGTCTGTCAGGGTGGTTTCTTTTGCCAGTCAGCCTGTTCTGATGTTCTCATACGCGTCTAACAACAACGGCACTTGCTTTAAGTGGCAACTTCTGACCAGACTCCTCGTCTGTTTCCTTGGCACTTGGGCACCTTTTGTGCTTCTTCAGTTTATCGTTTTGTTTCTTGGTGCTCGGATTCCAGCCTACATGGAGATGAATGTCCCCTGGCTGTACTTCATCAACAGCTTTCTCATTGCAGTAGCATACTGGTGTCGATGTCACGATGTCGAATTGACAGAGGAGATGTGGTCTACAGACCCATTTGTTAGCTGGAAATTCTGCTTTATGCCATTTAACAATGAAAACACAGAGCCAGCTGAAAAGCCAGGCACAGTGATTGTGATCTGTTAA